A single genomic interval of Brevundimonas diminuta harbors:
- a CDS encoding recombinase family protein — translation MAKAVAYFRVSTAAQGRSGLGLEAQKAAVAELTRQRGLQVLADFTEVESGGRNDRPELTKALHHAKVTGAVLVIAKLDRLSRNAAFLLTLRDSGVRFVAADLPDACDLTVGVLAVIAQAEREAISQRTKAALGTVKAKLVAGEAHISRRTGLPVARLGNPQGAEALRRAARGNAAGLEAVKANADAHARDLAPIVARLREEGCTSLASLAAGLNAAGVRTPRDGTWHASSVRNLLARMNPSA, via the coding sequence ATGGCCAAGGCGGTAGCGTACTTCCGAGTCTCGACGGCGGCGCAGGGGCGCAGCGGTCTGGGGCTGGAGGCGCAGAAGGCGGCGGTGGCGGAGCTTACCCGTCAACGGGGCCTGCAAGTGCTGGCGGACTTCACCGAGGTGGAGAGCGGCGGGCGCAACGACCGACCGGAACTGACTAAGGCCCTCCACCACGCCAAGGTGACCGGAGCCGTCCTCGTCATTGCCAAGCTCGACCGCCTCAGCCGCAACGCTGCCTTCCTGCTGACCCTCAGGGATAGCGGGGTGCGCTTCGTGGCGGCGGACCTGCCGGACGCCTGTGACCTGACTGTGGGGGTCCTCGCGGTCATCGCTCAGGCGGAGCGGGAGGCCATCTCACAGCGGACGAAGGCGGCCCTCGGGACCGTGAAGGCGAAGCTCGTGGCAGGTGAGGCGCACATCTCCCGCCGCACCGGCCTCCCAGTGGCACGGCTGGGCAACCCTCAGGGGGCCGAGGCGCTCCGGCGGGCGGCGCGGGGGAATGCGGCGGGGCTAGAAGCGGTGAAGGCCAACGCGGACGCCCACGCTCGGGACCTCGCGCCCATCGTCGCTCGGCTGCGGGAGGAGGGTTGCACCTCGCTCGCCTCGCTCGCGGCGGGCCTCAACGCGGCCGGGGTGCGAACCCCTCGGGACGGGACGTGGCATGCGTCGTCCGTTAGGAACCTGCTGGCCCGGATGAACCCTTCCGCTTGA
- a CDS encoding NrsF family protein → MKTDDLITSLALDLPPTSRSDIDRRVLLFMLPAAGVALAGVVWWLGLRPDLMSAVAGPTFWAKAAYTASLCVAGFWLLDRLGRPGASPRRPAILLAAILAVAAGWAVVELLGAAPDARMDMVIGRSARVCPTNILSLGALAAPFIFFAARRFAPVKPALAGGAAGLLTAGLAATVYGLHCPEHTAAFVAVWYTLGMGLVAALGAAIGRFTFRW, encoded by the coding sequence ATGAAGACTGACGACCTGATCACCAGCCTGGCGCTGGACTTGCCGCCGACGTCCCGAAGCGACATTGACCGTCGTGTGCTGCTGTTCATGCTGCCGGCGGCGGGCGTCGCGCTTGCTGGTGTCGTTTGGTGGCTGGGATTGCGACCGGATCTGATGTCGGCCGTCGCCGGACCGACCTTCTGGGCCAAGGCGGCCTATACGGCCTCCCTGTGCGTCGCCGGCTTCTGGCTCCTGGATCGACTGGGGCGGCCGGGCGCTTCGCCGCGCCGTCCCGCAATCCTGCTAGCCGCCATTTTGGCCGTCGCTGCCGGATGGGCTGTCGTGGAGTTGCTGGGCGCTGCGCCTGACGCGCGGATGGACATGGTCATCGGGCGTTCCGCCAGGGTCTGTCCGACGAATATCCTGTCGCTCGGCGCTCTGGCGGCGCCGTTCATCTTCTTCGCCGCGAGACGATTCGCCCCTGTGAAGCCCGCTTTAGCCGGCGGCGCCGCCGGTCTTCTGACCGCAGGGCTGGCCGCGACCGTCTATGGCCTGCATTGCCCCGAGCACACAGCCGCCTTTGTAGCCGTCTGGTACACCTTGGGCATGGGCCTCGTCGCGGCCCTGGGTGCTGCTATCGGTCGTTTCACCTTCCGCTGGTGA
- a CDS encoding HvfC/BufC N-terminal domain-containing protein → MSSAPPDDQMLSFHASFSLALQGQGSVLTPWLADPNAPGLAVYRNTVAKGRADALAGLYPTVERLVGPDWFRDAALIYADSAPPSSPVLDAYGEGFPEWLATFPPAFELQFLPPVARLDRARSRAHRAADAPTLLPGTVAALSHTALNAGRPVLHPSAQVFWFDWTAPSIWLANRVAAPPDDMLWDQSPEGLLIVRPEMQVQTHRLTRPQFAFLDACRHGRTVGAAALAALAADPAANLSELFRDLLLSGAFTRIETGAPQ, encoded by the coding sequence ATGTCCAGCGCGCCACCTGACGATCAGATGCTGTCATTTCATGCGAGCTTCTCCCTGGCCTTGCAGGGGCAGGGCTCCGTGCTCACACCGTGGCTGGCGGATCCAAATGCGCCCGGATTGGCGGTTTATCGAAACACGGTGGCCAAGGGGCGGGCCGACGCCCTGGCGGGTCTCTATCCGACTGTCGAACGGTTGGTCGGTCCGGACTGGTTTCGCGACGCCGCTTTGATCTACGCCGACAGCGCGCCTCCCTCATCCCCGGTTCTCGATGCCTATGGCGAGGGCTTCCCGGAGTGGCTGGCGACGTTTCCGCCCGCGTTTGAACTTCAGTTTCTGCCGCCTGTCGCCCGTCTTGATCGCGCACGGAGCCGCGCGCACCGCGCCGCTGACGCACCGACCCTGCTCCCTGGGACGGTCGCCGCCCTGTCGCACACTGCTCTCAACGCTGGCCGCCCGGTCCTGCATCCGTCTGCGCAAGTCTTCTGGTTCGACTGGACTGCGCCTTCGATCTGGCTGGCCAATCGTGTGGCTGCGCCTCCGGACGACATGCTGTGGGACCAGTCCCCCGAGGGCCTGTTGATCGTGCGTCCGGAAATGCAGGTCCAGACCCATCGGTTGACCCGTCCTCAGTTCGCCTTCCTCGACGCCTGCCGGCACGGCCGCACCGTCGGAGCAGCGGCTCTGGCCGCCCTCGCCGCCGATCCCGCAGCCAATCTGTCCGAGCTGTTCAGAGATCTGCTTCTGAGCGGCGCCTTCACCCGTATCGAAACCGGAGCGCCACAATGA
- a CDS encoding restriction endonuclease subunit S: protein MSELPEGWSEVAVNDLTDAHAPICYGVLKPGERDDAIVPMVRVTDIRGDVLERSQLMLISHQLDEEFSRSRISGGDVLLSIQGTVGRVAVVPDDMPAANISRTIARIRPASLDLSRWLWAALRTPQMQEAMGEETGGTTRDSLNIGALRDISIRVPPLAEQRRIVAKLDALTARTARARADLDRIPALAARFKQAVLASCFTPESSNELVELGSIVSLENGDRGKNYPGENEQHDNGYCVFLGTRNVHHGSFDWTGAKFISKDKHELLSGGTLQRGDVVLTIRGTLGNCAVYDERAPFERVRINSAMIIVRPKGNVLPHYVMWALRSPAFLGWVSSNARGSAQPHLRAVDIKSTKVRLPDLEEQAAIVLRVERAFAEIDRLAAEASSARRLLNRLDQAVLAKAFWGELVPQDPADEPASVLLDRIRAERASAPKATRGRRKAAA, encoded by the coding sequence GTGAGCGAGCTTCCGGAGGGATGGTCTGAGGTCGCGGTGAACGACCTTACGGACGCCCATGCGCCAATCTGCTACGGCGTCCTTAAGCCCGGCGAGCGCGATGACGCCATCGTGCCAATGGTGCGGGTCACAGACATAAGAGGCGACGTTCTCGAACGGTCGCAGTTGATGTTGATCTCGCACCAACTCGATGAAGAGTTCTCTAGGAGCCGGATCAGCGGCGGAGACGTGCTGCTCTCGATACAGGGCACGGTTGGGCGGGTTGCGGTAGTTCCGGACGACATGCCTGCGGCTAACATCTCGCGAACCATCGCGCGTATCCGTCCAGCTTCGCTGGATTTGTCTCGCTGGCTCTGGGCCGCACTGCGGACCCCCCAGATGCAAGAAGCTATGGGTGAGGAAACAGGCGGAACAACTCGGGACAGCCTCAACATAGGGGCGCTAAGGGACATCTCGATCCGGGTCCCGCCCCTCGCCGAGCAACGACGGATCGTGGCGAAGCTCGACGCCCTGACCGCCCGCACGGCCCGCGCCCGCGCCGACCTCGACCGCATCCCCGCCCTCGCCGCCCGATTCAAGCAGGCGGTGCTGGCAAGTTGCTTTACTCCGGAGAGTTCGAACGAGCTCGTCGAGCTCGGAAGCATCGTGTCTCTTGAGAATGGCGACCGAGGAAAAAACTACCCTGGAGAAAACGAGCAACACGACAATGGCTATTGTGTTTTTCTCGGCACCAGAAACGTCCATCACGGAAGCTTCGATTGGACTGGAGCAAAATTTATCAGCAAGGATAAGCACGAACTACTGTCTGGTGGGACGCTGCAACGCGGTGACGTAGTCCTGACGATCCGAGGGACGTTGGGAAACTGTGCCGTATACGATGAGCGTGCTCCCTTTGAACGTGTCCGTATTAATTCGGCGATGATCATCGTACGCCCCAAGGGCAATGTCTTGCCGCACTATGTGATGTGGGCTCTACGGTCTCCCGCCTTCTTGGGTTGGGTCAGTTCAAATGCTCGCGGCTCTGCACAACCTCACCTACGTGCTGTTGATATCAAGTCTACCAAAGTGAGGCTTCCAGACTTAGAAGAACAGGCGGCGATTGTTTTGCGGGTAGAGCGGGCCTTCGCGGAGATTGACCGTCTGGCAGCCGAGGCTTCCAGTGCTCGTCGCCTTCTGAACCGCCTCGACCAAGCAGTCCTCGCTAAGGCCTTCTGGGGTGAACTGGTTCCCCAAGACCCCGCCGATGAACCCGCCAGCGTCCTCCTTGACCGCATCCGCGCCGAACGCGCCAGCGCCCCCAAGGCGACCCGAGGGCGACGCAAGGCGGCTGCATGA
- a CDS encoding sigma-70 family RNA polymerase sigma factor, producing MLLSDLAAHLRPFFKRRLFNGESDAEDLVQETLIAIHAKRATWDRNQSFTAWAFTIARHKLIDHLRRQGRRLTEPLDDAIVLLAEHTVEDGVMRRDLTRALSILPARQRALIHDVKVIGLSVAEAAERHGYSVAAAKVSIHRSFKALTARFAAGAAGSNDED from the coding sequence GTGCTGCTGTCGGACCTGGCCGCGCACCTGCGGCCCTTTTTCAAACGCCGTCTTTTCAACGGAGAAAGCGACGCGGAGGACCTCGTGCAAGAGACCCTAATCGCCATTCACGCCAAGCGCGCCACATGGGATCGCAACCAGTCGTTCACGGCCTGGGCCTTCACGATCGCCCGCCACAAGCTGATCGACCACCTGCGCCGCCAGGGCCGACGCCTCACCGAGCCGCTGGACGACGCAATCGTGCTGCTGGCCGAGCACACGGTCGAGGACGGGGTCATGCGACGCGATTTGACCCGCGCCTTGTCGATCCTCCCGGCGCGACAGCGCGCCCTGATCCATGATGTGAAAGTCATCGGACTGAGCGTGGCCGAGGCGGCCGAGCGTCACGGCTATTCCGTCGCCGCCGCCAAGGTCAGCATCCATCGCAGCTTCAAGGCTTTGACCGCGCGCTTCGCGGCTGGAGCAGCAGGGTCCAACGATGAAGACTGA
- a CDS encoding DoxX family protein: MTELTAASSPRPSLAALPRLAQAAIPLPVLSLIARVSIAAVFFLSGRTKVEGLLTITDSTYALFAEEYRLPLIPGDIAAHLATYSEHLFPVLLVLGLGARFAALALLGMTIVIEVFVYPLGWPTHLLWATVLLYIIRFGAGPISLDHWLSRRS; encoded by the coding sequence ATGACCGAACTGACCGCCGCATCGTCGCCGCGCCCCTCCCTGGCGGCCCTCCCACGCCTGGCCCAGGCTGCGATCCCCCTGCCGGTGCTCAGCCTGATCGCGCGTGTATCGATCGCGGCGGTCTTCTTTCTTTCCGGCCGGACAAAGGTGGAGGGCCTGCTGACCATCACAGACAGCACCTATGCTCTGTTCGCCGAGGAATACCGACTGCCTCTGATCCCCGGCGATATCGCCGCCCATCTGGCGACCTATTCGGAACATTTGTTCCCGGTCCTGCTGGTGCTCGGCCTCGGCGCCCGCTTCGCCGCGCTCGCGCTTCTTGGCATGACCATAGTGATCGAGGTTTTCGTCTACCCCCTCGGTTGGCCGACCCACCTGCTCTGGGCGACGGTGCTGCTCTACATCATCAGGTTCGGCGCCGGACCGATCAGCCTGGATCATTGGCTGAGCCGGAGAAGCTGA
- a CDS encoding site-specific integrase, producing the protein MEAVVGCNYLYRRGGIYWFRRRVPDDVLETLGRSAWRESLHTKDFEQAKQAARRRGVETDRLIATARAKLTGQASTPLDVSTAQAMAATWLEAVLADEEDIRVGLGEAGHAASETWLFEDEAAYRRDLAQMNISAVDPAVEKSLAEAGLWYPPGDPSRRMLAVEMLKARVRLVSILKRRLGGEVVEVARPTLARATPVSGPNVSQLIAAFRAERVARHGEESTDRKYAHIFTALEEVLGADKAIRSITRADIRKVRALLQRVPKFATRRYPGLTLSEAADRADEDGGERIAPTTVNTYLQNLAAVFNWAVGEELVDRNPAQAMALSATPNVKRRGFTTEELQRLFAALAPLAHGDQPWRFWIPALALYSGARAGELAALRKADIVMIDGVQCMRFTEFDDTGRRIEGRRLKTAASERTVPIHRTVLDAGLMDYVAALPEDAVVAFPSLPPGPDGKASHYLSKWFGEFRQDVGVRDPATPFHSFRHGFRDACRDASIPGEVADMLGGWTTQGVATRYGDKGRVALLSRELAKISYAPFALPKIMDASR; encoded by the coding sequence ATGGAAGCCGTGGTCGGATGCAACTACCTCTACCGTCGGGGAGGGATCTACTGGTTCCGCCGCCGAGTCCCCGATGACGTTCTGGAAACCTTGGGGCGCTCCGCGTGGCGCGAAAGTCTTCACACCAAGGACTTCGAGCAGGCCAAGCAGGCTGCCCGCAGGAGGGGCGTCGAAACGGATCGATTGATAGCAACCGCACGCGCAAAGCTGACCGGGCAGGCCTCCACTCCCCTTGACGTCAGCACCGCTCAGGCAATGGCCGCGACTTGGTTGGAGGCAGTCCTGGCCGATGAGGAGGACATCCGCGTCGGTTTAGGCGAGGCGGGTCATGCTGCCTCGGAGACCTGGCTCTTTGAAGACGAGGCTGCGTATCGTCGCGACCTCGCACAGATGAACATCAGCGCGGTCGATCCCGCAGTGGAAAAATCCCTCGCCGAGGCGGGCCTTTGGTATCCACCGGGAGACCCAAGCCGCCGCATGCTCGCCGTGGAGATGCTCAAAGCTCGAGTCCGTCTCGTCAGTATCCTAAAGCGTCGCCTGGGCGGCGAGGTCGTTGAAGTGGCTCGTCCGACCCTAGCCCGCGCAACGCCCGTCAGCGGGCCAAATGTCTCGCAACTGATTGCTGCCTTCAGGGCCGAGCGTGTAGCGCGACATGGCGAAGAATCCACGGACCGGAAGTACGCCCATATTTTCACCGCGCTGGAGGAAGTCCTGGGGGCTGACAAGGCTATCCGCTCGATTACGCGGGCTGATATCCGCAAGGTCCGCGCCCTGCTCCAGCGGGTTCCGAAGTTCGCCACGCGGCGCTATCCGGGCCTGACTCTATCGGAGGCAGCCGACCGAGCCGACGAAGACGGCGGCGAACGCATCGCCCCGACCACCGTCAACACCTACCTCCAAAATCTCGCCGCCGTGTTCAACTGGGCCGTAGGAGAGGAACTTGTGGACCGGAACCCGGCGCAGGCCATGGCACTGTCGGCCACCCCGAACGTCAAGCGGCGCGGATTTACGACTGAGGAACTGCAACGCCTGTTCGCTGCCCTTGCCCCTCTCGCGCACGGCGACCAGCCTTGGCGCTTCTGGATACCAGCCCTGGCCCTCTACAGTGGCGCGAGAGCGGGCGAATTAGCCGCTCTGCGAAAGGCGGACATAGTCATGATCGACGGTGTCCAGTGCATGCGTTTCACCGAGTTCGACGATACGGGACGCCGCATCGAAGGCCGCCGACTTAAGACGGCAGCGAGCGAGCGCACCGTTCCCATCCACCGGACCGTTCTGGACGCAGGGCTGATGGACTACGTTGCCGCCCTCCCCGAGGATGCGGTGGTAGCCTTTCCATCGCTGCCACCTGGGCCGGACGGGAAGGCGTCACACTACCTGTCCAAATGGTTCGGAGAGTTCCGGCAGGATGTTGGTGTCAGAGATCCCGCCACGCCGTTCCACAGCTTCAGGCATGGCTTCCGCGACGCCTGCCGGGATGCCTCGATCCCCGGCGAGGTCGCTGACATGCTGGGCGGCTGGACCACGCAAGGGGTCGCGACGCGATACGGAGACAAGGGCCGCGTGGCGCTCCTCAGCCGCGAACTCGCCAAGATTTCGTATGCGCCGTTCGCCCTGCCGAAAATCATGGACGCCTCGAGATGA
- a CDS encoding N-6 DNA methylase, translating to MANSELTKGRVTTQDIVQKLWNLCHVLRDDGVSYQEYVTELTFLLFLKMMEETDREDRILAGYRWSDIAGREGVDQLDHYKRALLDLGKSGAPVVQSIFTDAQTKLRKPANLKTLTTAIDTLDWFSAREEGLGELYEGLLEKNAAEKKSGAGQYFTPRPLIDCIVRLMKPQAGEVVQDPAAGTAGFLVAADRYIKDHTDDLYALTPSEAFFQRNNAFVGIELVPDTHRLALMNLMLHGVEGPITLGDSLTPDGEALGKADLILTNPPFGTKKGGGRPSRADFSVTAETSNKQLAFVEHIVRALKPGGRAAVVLPDNVLFEDNTGKRLRDWAMNLANVHTILRLPTGIFYAQGVKTNVLFLQRGQTDRGATAGVWVYDLRANMPAFGKTRPLRPEDFAAFEAAYGEDPNGGAPRQDEGPEGRFRYFSRADIAARNDNLDIAWLRDDSDAAEDDLSDPEDIAAAILGHLRAALAEVEAVDTELAGEEAVPAEVEA from the coding sequence ATGGCGAACAGCGAGCTGACCAAGGGCAGGGTCACGACACAGGACATCGTCCAAAAACTCTGGAACCTGTGCCACGTCCTGCGCGACGACGGCGTCAGCTACCAAGAATACGTCACCGAGCTGACTTTTCTGTTGTTCCTCAAGATGATGGAAGAGACTGACCGCGAGGATCGCATCCTAGCCGGCTACCGCTGGAGCGACATCGCCGGACGGGAGGGCGTCGACCAACTCGACCATTACAAGCGTGCCCTGCTGGATCTGGGCAAGTCCGGCGCCCCGGTCGTGCAGTCGATCTTCACCGACGCCCAGACCAAGCTGCGAAAGCCGGCCAACCTGAAGACCCTGACCACCGCCATCGACACCCTGGACTGGTTCTCGGCGCGCGAGGAGGGCCTCGGCGAGCTCTATGAAGGCCTGCTGGAGAAGAACGCAGCTGAGAAGAAGTCCGGTGCGGGCCAGTATTTCACGCCCCGGCCGCTGATCGACTGCATCGTGCGCCTCATGAAGCCGCAGGCCGGCGAGGTGGTCCAGGACCCGGCAGCAGGCACTGCCGGCTTCCTGGTGGCCGCCGACCGCTACATTAAGGACCACACGGACGACCTCTATGCCCTGACGCCGTCCGAAGCCTTCTTCCAGCGCAACAACGCCTTCGTCGGCATCGAGCTGGTGCCTGATACCCACCGCCTGGCCCTCATGAACCTGATGCTGCACGGCGTCGAAGGTCCTATCACCCTGGGGGACAGCCTGACGCCCGACGGCGAGGCCCTGGGCAAGGCGGACCTGATCCTGACCAACCCGCCGTTCGGCACCAAGAAGGGCGGCGGACGGCCCAGTCGCGCCGACTTCTCGGTGACGGCCGAAACCTCGAACAAGCAGCTGGCCTTCGTCGAGCACATCGTCCGGGCCCTGAAGCCCGGCGGCCGCGCGGCGGTGGTGCTGCCCGACAATGTGCTGTTCGAGGACAACACCGGCAAGCGCCTGCGCGACTGGGCGATGAACCTGGCGAACGTCCACACCATCCTGCGGCTGCCGACCGGCATCTTCTACGCCCAGGGGGTGAAGACCAACGTCCTGTTCCTGCAGCGCGGCCAGACCGACCGGGGCGCGACGGCGGGCGTCTGGGTCTATGACCTGCGCGCCAACATGCCCGCCTTCGGCAAGACCCGCCCCCTGCGTCCCGAGGACTTCGCGGCCTTCGAGGCGGCCTATGGCGAGGACCCCAACGGCGGCGCGCCGCGCCAGGACGAAGGCCCCGAGGGTCGCTTCCGCTACTTCAGCCGCGCCGACATCGCCGCCCGGAACGATAACCTCGACATCGCCTGGCTGCGCGACGACAGCGACGCCGCCGAGGACGACCTCAGCGACCCCGAGGACATCGCGGCGGCGATCCTGGGCCACCTGCGGGCGGCCCTGGCGGAGGTCGAGGCGGTCGACACCGAGTTGGCCGGCGAGGAGGCCGTGCCGGCGGAGGTGGAAGCGTGA
- a CDS encoding helix-turn-helix domain-containing protein: MADELDEIDTPVLPEGKESGPANGTMADRWGKEVVKLGFTYVPSVLLRGQERLGIDAIELVLLIHLLDHWWTNSSMPFPSKRRLAERLQVSDKTVQRAMARLEASGLIRRVARHYVSGGQASNFYDLSPLIEQVKIIAKSMAEARETAKAEVRKAERPGHRSRKRGQQPPAGGAQ, from the coding sequence GTGGCTGACGAACTCGACGAGATTGATACTCCGGTTCTGCCGGAAGGAAAAGAGTCGGGCCCGGCTAACGGGACCATGGCCGACCGCTGGGGTAAGGAGGTTGTGAAGCTCGGCTTCACCTACGTCCCGTCCGTCCTGCTGCGTGGGCAGGAGCGTCTGGGCATCGACGCGATTGAGCTGGTCCTGCTGATTCACCTGCTCGATCACTGGTGGACGAACTCCAGCATGCCGTTCCCCTCCAAGCGGCGGCTGGCGGAGCGCCTGCAGGTCTCGGACAAGACCGTCCAGAGGGCGATGGCCCGGCTGGAGGCTTCCGGGCTGATCCGCCGTGTGGCGCGGCATTACGTGAGCGGCGGACAGGCCAGCAACTTCTATGATCTTTCGCCGCTGATCGAGCAGGTGAAGATCATCGCGAAGTCCATGGCGGAAGCCCGCGAGACCGCGAAGGCGGAAGTTCGCAAGGCCGAGCGGCCGGGGCACCGGTCCCGCAAGCGGGGCCAGCAACCTCCCGCCGGGGGTGCGCAGTGA
- a CDS encoding DEAD/DEAH box helicase family protein, with product MMQHVSANFEFLRPHGLQLVRLAAQAEHYFRTDPNTSLIKLRQFAELLAKEVAARTGSLRSPDESFADILGVLGRAGYASRQALDLFHYLRKLGNSAVHQGQDDFATALAGLKVARELGAWFVRAYCSEPKLSLTPFVPPPPPADPTVSLRAELERLKVEAEGHKSAAETAQARADALAQENLETADRLRQEAEERDVWRKLAEEAEAAADQVRTALKATQTQAEKAAPAELAKFEKAAEAADSAINLDEAATRAIIDQQLSAAGWEADTQELRYGKGTRPTKGRNLAIAEWPTARGPADYALFAGLILVGVVEAKRRNRNVMSVLPQAERYAASIAPGTAHQHAQGPWGEFKAPFAFSTNGRPYLKQLETASGIWRRDLRRPTNAASALMAWPSPGGLLERLEADQDAAEAALETQGFNFGFELRPYQRQAIEAVEKGLAENRLHMLVGMATGTGKTKLAIAMLYRLIAAKRFRSVCFVVDRSALGEQTEREFSTTKVVGGKAFAEIFGLIVVDRESLDDEPFKADGGFRVINKRFDGKLESVLSDLSEALWRTAS from the coding sequence ATGATGCAGCATGTCAGCGCCAACTTCGAGTTCCTGAGACCGCACGGACTGCAATTAGTGCGGCTGGCAGCTCAGGCAGAGCATTATTTCCGGACCGACCCAAACACTTCCCTGATTAAGCTGCGTCAGTTCGCTGAGTTGCTGGCGAAGGAGGTCGCGGCGCGGACGGGATCGTTGAGGTCGCCCGACGAGTCTTTCGCCGACATCCTCGGAGTGCTCGGCCGTGCCGGCTACGCCTCCCGTCAGGCGCTGGACCTGTTCCACTACCTGCGGAAGTTAGGCAACAGCGCCGTCCACCAAGGCCAAGACGATTTCGCCACAGCTCTGGCAGGCCTGAAAGTCGCCCGTGAACTCGGTGCGTGGTTTGTCCGAGCCTATTGCAGCGAACCCAAGCTCAGCCTGACCCCGTTCGTGCCGCCACCTCCGCCGGCTGACCCCACGGTCAGCCTGCGGGCCGAGCTGGAGCGGCTGAAGGTCGAGGCCGAAGGCCACAAGAGCGCTGCCGAGACTGCTCAGGCACGCGCCGACGCACTGGCTCAGGAAAACCTCGAAACGGCCGACCGTCTGCGCCAGGAAGCCGAGGAGCGCGACGTCTGGCGGAAACTGGCTGAGGAAGCTGAAGCCGCCGCCGACCAGGTCAGGACCGCTCTGAAGGCCACCCAGACACAGGCCGAGAAGGCTGCGCCCGCCGAGCTCGCCAAGTTCGAAAAGGCGGCAGAGGCGGCCGACAGCGCCATCAACCTCGATGAGGCGGCTACCCGCGCCATCATCGACCAGCAACTCAGCGCGGCCGGCTGGGAGGCCGACACTCAGGAGCTTCGCTACGGGAAGGGAACTCGGCCCACCAAGGGACGAAATCTCGCCATCGCGGAGTGGCCGACGGCGCGCGGTCCCGCCGACTACGCCCTCTTCGCGGGGCTGATCCTCGTCGGCGTCGTCGAAGCCAAGCGGCGAAACCGTAACGTCATGAGCGTGCTGCCCCAGGCCGAGCGCTACGCCGCCAGCATCGCCCCGGGAACCGCGCATCAGCACGCCCAAGGCCCGTGGGGCGAGTTCAAGGCCCCGTTCGCCTTCTCGACTAACGGTCGCCCATACCTAAAGCAGTTGGAGACGGCGTCCGGGATCTGGCGGAGGGACCTGCGCCGGCCGACCAACGCGGCTTCAGCCTTAATGGCCTGGCCCTCGCCAGGTGGCCTCCTAGAGCGCCTTGAGGCCGACCAGGACGCGGCCGAAGCGGCGTTGGAGACCCAAGGCTTCAACTTCGGCTTCGAACTTCGGCCCTATCAGCGACAGGCCATCGAGGCGGTCGAGAAAGGACTGGCCGAGAACCGGCTGCATATGCTGGTCGGTATGGCCACCGGCACGGGCAAGACCAAGCTCGCTATCGCCATGCTTTACCGATTGATCGCGGCCAAGCGCTTCCGCAGCGTCTGCTTTGTGGTCGACCGCAGCGCGCTCGGAGAACAGACCGAGCGCGAGTTCAGCACCACCAAGGTGGTCGGCGGCAAAGCCTTCGCTGAGATCTTCGGGCTCATCGTAGTCGACCGCGAGTCGCTGGATGACGAACCCTTCAAGGCTGACGGGGGCTTCCGGGTCATTAACAAGCGCTTTGACGGCAAGTTGGAGTCGGTCCTTTCGGACCTCAGTGAGGCATTATGGCGAACAGCGAGCTGA